One bacterium DNA segment encodes these proteins:
- the ytxJ gene encoding bacillithiol system redox-active protein YtxJ, which translates to MRSYQMKELSSISQYKELKQQSSSGPVLIMKHSTRCTRSASAFDEMKRFSEDNSQELEVVILDLLEHRDISALIEEDTGIQHESPQLFIFLNGSVMWESHHWEVTAENIEKALGSIEAK; encoded by the coding sequence ATGAGGAGTTATCAAATGAAAGAATTGTCCTCTATAAGCCAATATAAAGAACTGAAACAGCAAAGCAGTTCGGGCCCGGTGCTCATCATGAAACATTCAACTCGCTGCACTCGTAGTGCTTCAGCTTTTGATGAGATGAAACGTTTCTCTGAAGACAATTCTCAAGAATTAGAGGTAGTCATTTTAGATCTGCTCGAACATCGAGATATTTCCGCCCTGATCGAAGAAGATACCGGTATCCAACATGAAAGCCCTCAATTGTTTATATTTTTGAATGGCTCTGTTATGTGGGAATCACATCACTGGGAAGTAACTGCTGAGAACATAGAAAAGGCTCTCGGTTCGATTGAAGCTAAGTAA
- a CDS encoding ATP-binding cassette domain-containing protein, whose translation MNVIEVQNLRKIYTVPLRREGILGSIRDLFHREHKAIEAVKDISFSVAQGEVLGYIGQNGAGKSTTIKMMSGILVPSSGSINVLGFNPSKERKLYTKHIGAVFGQRTQLWWDIALIESFHLLKRIYQVPEREYSERLQLLSEILNLTDLFSVPVRKLSLGQRMRGELAASLLHGPKVLFLDEPTIGLDEVGKHNVRSFLRAINRDFNTTIILTTHDLTEIEELCKRVIIIDEGSAIFSGSLDSLKNLPGFGRRVIFDFAEDAPQEELKKRFPQGVIIEQQGERRLVCSIDSTQLNPIRFVQQISEAFPLVDLTVTEPAIEDVVMKIYQQGQQVFRPEGISS comes from the coding sequence ATGAATGTCATCGAGGTACAAAATCTTCGAAAAATATATACCGTACCCCTGCGGCGAGAGGGAATACTCGGTAGTATTCGCGATTTATTTCATCGAGAACACAAGGCAATAGAAGCGGTAAAAGATATTTCATTTTCAGTCGCTCAAGGAGAAGTGCTTGGCTATATCGGTCAAAATGGAGCTGGAAAGTCAACAACGATAAAAATGATGAGTGGAATTCTTGTCCCTTCATCTGGTTCTATTAATGTTTTGGGATTCAATCCTTCAAAAGAGAGAAAACTTTACACGAAGCATATCGGTGCCGTATTTGGACAGCGCACTCAGCTATGGTGGGATATAGCACTCATCGAGAGCTTTCACCTCTTAAAACGGATTTACCAAGTACCCGAAAGGGAATATTCCGAACGGCTTCAACTGCTCTCAGAAATTTTAAACCTTACTGACCTATTTTCCGTTCCAGTACGAAAACTCTCCCTTGGTCAACGAATGCGGGGAGAACTCGCGGCAAGTCTACTGCATGGACCAAAAGTTCTTTTTCTAGATGAGCCAACTATAGGTCTTGATGAAGTTGGGAAACATAATGTGCGGAGTTTTCTACGAGCGATAAATCGCGATTTCAATACCACTATTATCCTAACAACGCATGATCTGACGGAAATAGAAGAACTATGTAAGCGAGTCATCATTATTGATGAAGGCTCAGCGATATTTAGTGGTTCCTTAGATTCACTAAAAAACCTCCCAGGATTTGGTCGCAGAGTAATTTTTGACTTCGCGGAAGACGCGCCTCAAGAGGAACTGAAAAAACGATTTCCACAAGGAGTCATCATCGAACAACAAGGTGAGCGTCGGTTAGTGTGTAGCATTGATTCAACACAACTTAATCCCATTCGGTTTGTTCAACAAATATCTGAGGCGTTTCCACTCGTTGACCTCACCGTTACTGAACCTGCAATAGAAGATGTCGTGATGAAAATCTATCAGCAAGGGCAACAAGTCTTTCGGCCTGAAGGAATATCTTCATGA
- a CDS encoding daunorubicin ABC transporter permease: MTSSSLSAHIAFGKCAFLKMLAYRLRYYTGIFTYLIFVSVYHFIWKAVYANQHEGALINGFTFSEMVTYIAIGWIARSFYFSNIDNEVHNLVRSGQITSFLLRPVSFQTTLFCQAFGESLFRLLFFSIPIGLVIVSIFPVTLPTSTLAFAYFALSTFLGFAVLVALNFIIGLLAFFFHSIEGIMRAKHNIIMLLSGLLLPMTFFPPAIQSLLEWMPFQAIAYIPLAIYLGKVSEYDILDAVLLQASWFLILTLVGALMWHRAMRSLTVQGG, from the coding sequence ATGACGTCCTCCTCTCTTTCGGCACACATTGCTTTTGGGAAATGTGCTTTCTTAAAAATGCTTGCATATCGTCTACGGTACTATACAGGCATTTTTACCTATCTTATTTTTGTCTCGGTGTATCACTTCATCTGGAAAGCGGTGTATGCAAACCAGCATGAAGGGGCTCTTATAAACGGATTTACCTTTAGTGAAATGGTGACGTATATAGCGATTGGGTGGATTGCTCGAAGCTTCTATTTCTCGAATATAGATAATGAGGTCCATAACCTTGTCCGCTCTGGTCAGATCACAAGTTTTCTCCTGCGTCCAGTAAGCTTCCAAACCACCCTTTTTTGCCAAGCTTTCGGAGAGTCTCTTTTCCGCCTTCTCTTTTTTTCAATTCCAATTGGGCTCGTCATTGTTTCTATTTTCCCAGTTACTCTCCCCACCTCCACGCTCGCATTTGCATATTTTGCCCTATCCACATTTCTTGGATTCGCAGTGCTTGTTGCCCTCAATTTTATCATCGGACTTCTTGCATTCTTTTTTCACTCCATTGAAGGGATTATGCGCGCAAAGCATAACATTATAATGCTTCTGTCCGGACTTCTTCTCCCAATGACTTTTTTTCCACCCGCTATCCAATCATTACTCGAATGGATGCCATTCCAGGCAATTGCCTATATTCCACTCGCCATTTACCTCGGCAAAGTCTCTGAATATGACATTTTGGATGCGGTACTTCTCCAAGCGTCATGGTTTCTTATTCTGACGCTCGTCGGTGCACTTATGTGGCATCGGGCGATGCGTTCTCTGACAGTCCAGGGAGGTTAA
- a CDS encoding ABC transporter permease, which yields MKSPTLTIYVAYFIQFFKQKFEYRGDFIAGIVANIILTLSGLLFIVCLFSGEGVKALGAWSRDEVLFIYGYSMISMALFSSIAINLYGFSDRYIIQGEFDRVLLRPLGTLPQILFESFNLDSIGSLIIGLLTLGFASFQLELTPSLIDVLWLIISAASGAIILLSVFVILASFSFHFEDRIGINPPFYNMIAFGRYPLPIFHPIIQFILQTVVPFAFVAFYPATHYFNHEGFEMLCYATPLVAAITATISGMCWSLGVKKYTSTGS from the coding sequence GTGAAATCTCCCACCCTCACAATATACGTCGCATACTTCATCCAGTTCTTTAAACAGAAATTCGAATACCGAGGAGATTTCATAGCTGGCATAGTGGCAAATATTATCCTGACACTCTCTGGGTTACTTTTTATTGTGTGTTTGTTTTCTGGAGAGGGGGTAAAGGCACTTGGAGCCTGGTCACGAGATGAAGTATTATTCATTTATGGCTATTCCATGATTTCCATGGCGCTCTTTTCTTCAATAGCTATTAATCTCTACGGATTTAGTGATCGATACATCATCCAAGGCGAATTTGACCGGGTGCTCCTGCGTCCCCTAGGCACCTTACCTCAAATTCTCTTCGAGTCCTTCAATTTAGATTCTATAGGAAGCCTCATCATCGGGCTCTTAACTCTCGGCTTTGCCTCCTTTCAGCTTGAACTGACTCCATCGTTGATTGATGTTCTCTGGTTGATTATTAGTGCTGCCAGTGGAGCTATAATTCTTCTTTCTGTTTTTGTTATTCTGGCATCATTTTCATTTCACTTCGAGGATCGGATCGGGATCAATCCGCCCTTCTATAATATGATCGCTTTCGGACGCTATCCCCTCCCCATTTTCCACCCAATTATCCAGTTCATCCTTCAAACGGTAGTTCCCTTTGCCTTCGTCGCGTTTTATCCAGCAACACATTACTTCAATCATGAAGGGTTTGAGATGCTTTGCTACGCTACCCCCCTCGTAGCTGCTATTACAGCAACGATCTCTGGAATGTGCTGGTCACTTGGTGTAAAAAAGTACACTTCAACGGGTAGCTAG
- the bshC gene encoding bacillithiol biosynthesis cysteine-adding enzyme BshC → MEKRDHLKAFLNQEMGAEDLFSLDFRKEPDRICAIHQAQKKGVSSAALSAITKINSSPLPKQKENLEKLSHQGVVTVIAGQQIGFAGGAYLTVLKAVTAVKAARDLEEQTGVKCVPIFWMQTEDHDYKEIESTSFYSEQEGLYSLMLKQPACHDSVGKIVIDEETSKTVKDVLDTSPLSKDIQHLLEPYHKVGTSLPRAFQQCMQHILGATGILFFDPLQSELDEERANFFPTALGKDREISELLLQREDVLLKNGFHTQVKLKKGSPLFFMSWEEKRQRLTPHAEDIDRLYHQDTPFLIPELLELIKTEPHRFTSSALLRPLFQDTLFPTAITVAGPAEFRYLSQIKPLYPLFGLKQPLILPRSHCTIISKALQGRLKELGLTIDQFSKPISDLVFQSGITEASRPETLFSSAERQILGIYDTLASDVLTVAGGLKKSVDLTRNSIITNLSKFRGTYERTLLSQYKELNDELTKIQIYLFPNQAPQERTLNIFSWGETLAQSFIHLLGEDIRPFEHQQRLTYIIEDDLTSLTAGRA, encoded by the coding sequence ATGGAAAAGAGAGATCATTTAAAGGCATTTCTAAACCAAGAAATGGGAGCTGAGGACCTCTTCTCGCTAGATTTCCGAAAAGAGCCCGACAGGATCTGCGCAATTCATCAAGCACAAAAGAAAGGCGTCTCATCAGCAGCCCTATCGGCAATTACAAAGATTAATAGTAGCCCATTGCCAAAACAAAAAGAGAACCTAGAGAAACTCTCTCATCAAGGGGTCGTAACGGTAATCGCAGGCCAACAAATCGGCTTTGCTGGAGGTGCCTATCTTACAGTACTCAAAGCAGTCACGGCGGTAAAAGCAGCTCGCGATCTTGAAGAACAAACTGGTGTAAAATGTGTTCCAATATTCTGGATGCAAACAGAGGATCATGATTATAAAGAAATAGAATCAACCTCCTTTTATAGCGAGCAAGAGGGTCTGTACTCCCTAATGCTAAAACAGCCTGCGTGTCATGATTCCGTGGGAAAAATTGTAATTGATGAAGAAACCTCCAAAACGGTAAAAGATGTTCTTGATACATCTCCCCTCAGCAAAGATATTCAGCATCTTCTAGAACCCTACCATAAGGTTGGAACATCTCTTCCTCGAGCATTTCAGCAGTGTATGCAGCATATTCTAGGCGCTACCGGAATTCTCTTTTTTGATCCGCTTCAATCAGAACTTGATGAAGAACGGGCCAATTTCTTTCCCACGGCTCTCGGTAAAGACAGGGAGATTTCGGAGCTCCTATTACAACGAGAGGACGTTCTCCTTAAAAATGGATTTCATACACAAGTAAAACTAAAAAAAGGAAGTCCTCTTTTCTTTATGAGCTGGGAGGAAAAACGTCAGAGACTGACACCCCATGCAGAAGATATTGATAGGTTGTACCACCAAGACACTCCGTTCCTAATACCTGAGCTTCTTGAACTGATAAAGACAGAACCACACCGTTTTACTTCAAGTGCCCTACTCCGTCCTCTCTTTCAAGATACTCTCTTTCCTACTGCTATTACCGTGGCTGGTCCGGCTGAGTTTCGCTATCTATCACAGATAAAACCGCTCTATCCTCTATTTGGACTCAAGCAGCCCCTCATTTTACCTCGAAGTCACTGCACAATAATTTCGAAAGCACTCCAAGGACGTCTAAAAGAGCTAGGGCTCACCATCGATCAGTTTTCAAAACCCATCAGTGACCTGGTATTTCAAAGCGGCATTACGGAAGCCTCTCGACCAGAGACCTTATTCTCCTCCGCAGAACGTCAGATTCTCGGCATCTACGATACATTAGCCAGTGACGTTCTCACAGTTGCAGGTGGTCTAAAGAAGTCCGTTGATCTTACTCGGAACTCAATCATTACCAATCTGTCTAAGTTTAGAGGAACGTATGAGCGCACGCTCCTTTCACAATATAAAGAACTCAATGACGAACTGACGAAAATTCAGATATACCTATTCCCCAATCAAGCACCGCAGGAGAGAACTCTGAACATATTCTCTTGGGGAGAAACGTTGGCTCAGTCTTTCATTCACCTTCTAGGAGAAGACATAAGACCATTTGAACATCAACAGAGGCTTACCTATATCATTGAAGACGATTTGACGTCTCTTACAGCAGGCAGAGCATGA
- the bshA gene encoding N-acetyl-alpha-D-glucosaminyl L-malate synthase BshA, with protein sequence MKIGITCYPTFGGSGVIATEVGMALARRGHEVHFICYEIPRRLDRFTENIFFHEVIVPDSPVFKYAPYSVALASKMVEVHQQETLDVLHVHYAVPHATSAFLAKQVIGEDAPKIVTTLHGTDITLVGKDKSYLPITRFSITESDRVTCPSEFLKEVTYKKLGIPETHEISVIPNFVNTDQFAPRHRTEESILRLIGEKRNILPLIIHASNFRKTKRIGDVIQIFARIQQKCDSYLVMIGDGPERSMGEALVDELQLRERVIFLGNQEHLSEILPYGNLFLLPSQHESFGLAALEALSCGVPVVASATEGIPEVVRHGEVGFLAKVGDIEAMSTFGIQIVSDTRCGQEFSLAARRHVERNFTEAPMIDRYEALYQDIAG encoded by the coding sequence ATGAAGATAGGAATCACTTGTTATCCAACCTTTGGTGGCAGTGGCGTTATTGCAACTGAAGTAGGTATGGCACTGGCTCGACGTGGGCATGAAGTTCACTTCATCTGCTATGAAATTCCACGACGATTGGATCGGTTTACCGAAAATATTTTTTTTCATGAAGTCATCGTCCCAGATAGTCCTGTCTTTAAATATGCTCCCTATTCTGTGGCTCTTGCCTCCAAGATGGTTGAGGTTCATCAACAAGAAACCCTCGATGTTCTTCATGTTCACTATGCCGTTCCACATGCGACCAGCGCTTTTCTTGCGAAACAGGTTATTGGAGAGGATGCACCGAAGATTGTTACCACGCTACATGGCACAGATATTACTCTTGTAGGGAAAGATAAAAGCTATCTTCCAATAACAAGATTCTCTATTACAGAAAGCGATCGGGTAACATGTCCATCCGAATTTTTGAAGGAAGTTACCTATAAAAAACTCGGCATACCGGAAACACATGAGATTTCAGTAATTCCAAACTTTGTGAATACTGACCAATTTGCACCTCGTCATAGAACGGAAGAGTCCATACTTCGACTGATTGGTGAAAAACGTAATATTTTACCTCTCATCATTCATGCATCCAATTTTCGAAAAACGAAACGTATTGGAGATGTCATTCAAATATTTGCACGAATACAACAAAAGTGTGATTCCTATTTAGTCATGATCGGAGACGGTCCTGAGCGGAGCATGGGTGAAGCTCTAGTAGACGAGCTTCAACTTCGGGAACGAGTAATTTTTCTCGGTAATCAGGAACATCTTTCAGAGATATTGCCGTATGGAAATTTATTTCTCTTACCGAGTCAACACGAAAGCTTCGGCCTAGCAGCACTGGAAGCCTTAAGCTGCGGAGTACCAGTGGTGGCGTCTGCTACTGAGGGAATTCCTGAAGTAGTGCGACATGGAGAAGTTGGATTTTTGGCGAAGGTGGGAGACATTGAAGCTATGAGTACGTTCGGTATACAGATTGTCTCCGATACCAGATGCGGTCAGGAGTTTTCACTCGCTGCAAGGAGACATGTTGAGCGAAACTTTACAGAAGCCCCAATGATTGACCGTTATGAAGCATTGTATCAGGACATCGCTGGCTAA